ATCATGTTCAGCCCAAGTTTCATTTACACCGCCGCAACCGGCACCACCCCGCCGCAACCCGGCCAGTTCGACCTGGAAACGGTCGCTGTGCATGAAATCGGCCACCTCTACGGCCTTGACCATCCGCCCTTTCAGGCCGCCAAAATGTTTGCCTTCGCGCCCGGGCCCGGTGAGTTCGACCGCGGCATCACCAGTGACGACAAAGCGGGCATGCTGGAGATCTACCATGACGCCACCCCGCTGGCGACGGGCAGCATTCGCGGCAAGATCCACAGTCCCTTCAATCCGGACGATACCCTGAATGCTTCCCCCTTCACCGGCTTCCCCATTTTTGGCGCCCACGTCTTTGCGGTGAGAGCTTCGACCGGCGAATACGAGGTCGGCACCATTGGCGGGTGGAGTTGCACCCTGGGGGACCCCGATCCGTCGAACGTCGATCCTAACAATCTTTTTAGCATTGACGGCAGCTACGAGATTCGCGGTCTAAAGACAGCCAACGACTACTTCATTTATAGCGAGCCGATCGA
This region of Candidatus Acidiferrales bacterium genomic DNA includes:
- a CDS encoding matrixin family metalloprotease, producing the protein IMFSPSFIYTAATGTTPPQPGQFDLETVAVHEIGHLYGLDHPPFQAAKMFAFAPGPGEFDRGITSDDKAGMLEIYHDATPLATGSIRGKIHSPFNPDDTLNASPFTGFPIFGAHVFAVRASTGEYEVGTIGGWSCTLGDPDPSNVDPNNLFSIDGSYEIRGLKTANDYFIYSEPIDGPTFEDNLIFFFCTFGNFLNCPPESNARHPDLDITTRFH